The proteins below are encoded in one region of Streptomyces ficellus:
- the dxs gene encoding 1-deoxy-D-xylulose-5-phosphate synthase has product MALLTRITGPRDLDRLAPEQLDQLAAEIRSFLVDAVSKTGGHLGPNLGVVELTIALHRVFESPKDKILWDTGHQSYVHKLLTGRQDFSKLKMKGGLSGYPARSESEHDIIENSHASTVLGWADGLAKANEVLERDDHVVAVIGDGALTGGMAWEALNNIAEAKDRPLVIVVNDNERSYAPTIGGLANHLATLRTTDGYERFLARTKEILDRTPVVGRPLYETLHGAKKGLKDFIAPQGMFEDLGLKYVGPIDGHDIEALESALTRAKRFGGPVIVHCLTEKGRGYQPALADEADRFHAVGKIHPDTGLPISTSGADWTGVFADEMVKLGHEREDIVAITAAMLQPVGLDKFAKAFPERVYDVGIAEQHGAVSAAGLATGGLHPVFAVYATFLNRAFDQVLMDVALHKCGVTFVLDRAGITGTDGASHNGMWDMSILQVVPGLRIAAPRDADQVRAQLREAVEVDDAPTVVRYSKGAVGPAVEAVGRVGGMDVLREAGTDTPDVLLVSVGALAPMCLEIAGLLDQQGISTTVVDPRWVKPVDEAMAPLADRHRVVVTVEDNGRVGGVGCAVAQALRDAGVDVPLRDFGIPPRFLDHASRKEVMTEIGLTAPDIARQVTGLVSKLDGRYEQAEVEAARD; this is encoded by the coding sequence GTGGCTCTGCTGACCCGTATCACGGGCCCGCGCGATCTCGACCGGCTCGCCCCGGAGCAGCTGGACCAGCTGGCCGCGGAGATCCGGTCCTTCCTGGTGGACGCCGTCTCCAAGACCGGCGGTCACCTCGGACCGAACCTCGGCGTGGTCGAGCTGACCATCGCCCTGCACCGCGTCTTCGAGTCCCCGAAGGACAAGATCCTCTGGGACACCGGCCACCAGTCCTACGTCCACAAGCTGCTCACCGGACGGCAGGACTTCTCCAAGCTGAAGATGAAGGGCGGTCTGTCCGGCTACCCGGCCCGCTCCGAGTCCGAGCACGACATCATCGAGAACAGCCACGCCTCGACCGTCCTCGGCTGGGCCGACGGCCTCGCCAAGGCCAACGAGGTGCTGGAGCGCGACGACCACGTCGTCGCCGTCATCGGTGACGGCGCCCTCACCGGCGGCATGGCCTGGGAGGCGCTCAACAACATCGCCGAGGCCAAGGACCGCCCGCTCGTCATCGTCGTCAACGACAACGAGCGCTCCTACGCCCCGACGATCGGCGGTCTCGCCAACCACCTCGCCACGCTGCGCACGACCGACGGCTACGAGCGCTTCCTCGCCCGTACGAAGGAGATCCTCGACCGCACGCCGGTCGTGGGCCGCCCGCTCTACGAGACGCTGCACGGCGCCAAGAAGGGCCTGAAGGACTTCATCGCCCCGCAGGGCATGTTCGAGGACCTCGGCCTGAAGTACGTCGGGCCCATCGACGGCCACGACATCGAGGCCCTGGAGTCCGCCCTGACCCGCGCCAAGCGGTTCGGCGGCCCGGTCATCGTGCACTGCCTGACCGAGAAGGGCCGCGGCTACCAGCCGGCCCTCGCCGACGAGGCCGACCGCTTCCACGCCGTCGGCAAGATCCACCCGGACACCGGCCTGCCGATCTCCACCTCCGGCGCCGACTGGACCGGCGTCTTCGCCGACGAGATGGTCAAGCTCGGCCACGAGCGCGAGGACATCGTCGCCATCACCGCGGCCATGCTCCAGCCGGTGGGCCTCGACAAGTTCGCCAAGGCCTTCCCCGAGCGGGTCTACGACGTCGGCATCGCCGAGCAGCACGGCGCCGTCTCCGCCGCCGGCCTCGCCACCGGCGGCCTCCACCCGGTCTTCGCCGTCTACGCCACCTTCCTCAACCGCGCCTTCGACCAGGTCCTGATGGACGTCGCCCTGCACAAGTGCGGAGTGACGTTCGTCCTCGACCGGGCCGGCATCACCGGCACCGACGGCGCCTCCCACAACGGCATGTGGGACATGTCGATCCTCCAGGTCGTCCCCGGCCTGCGGATCGCCGCCCCGCGCGACGCCGACCAGGTCCGCGCCCAGCTGCGCGAGGCCGTCGAGGTCGACGACGCGCCGACCGTCGTGCGCTACTCCAAGGGCGCGGTCGGCCCCGCCGTCGAGGCGGTCGGCCGCGTCGGCGGCATGGACGTGCTGCGCGAGGCCGGCACAGACACCCCGGACGTCCTCCTGGTCTCCGTCGGCGCCCTCGCGCCCATGTGCCTGGAGATCGCCGGCCTGCTCGACCAGCAGGGCATCTCCACCACCGTCGTCGACCCGCGCTGGGTCAAGCCGGTCGACGAGGCCATGGCGCCGCTCGCCGACCGCCACCGCGTCGTCGTCACCGTCGAGGACAACGGCCGCGTCGGCGGCGTCGGCTGCGCGGTCGCCCAGGCGCTGCGCGACGCGGGCGTCGACGTACCGCTGCGCGACTTCGGCATCCCGCCGCGCTTCCTGGACCACGCCTCCCGCAAGGAGGTCATGACCGAGATCGGGCTCACCGCCCCCGACATCGCGCGCCAGGTCACCGGCCTCGTCTCCAAGCTGGACGGCCGGTACGAGCAGGCGGAGGTCGAGGCCGCCCGCGACTGA
- a CDS encoding sugar ABC transporter permease → MSASEATEQSAAPVPAVDPRLLVREEGLKGYWTEFTRKVRGGELGSLPVFIGLIVIAIVFQSQNSNFLSASSVANIAVYTSGLGIMAVGIVFVLILGEIDLSVGSVAGVGAAVWAVLNVSNGMNDWLAVVIAVLSGLALGLLHGFFFAKIGVPAFVVTLAGFLGWSGLQIWMMGKEGSINAPTGSVVEHLTGYYFEDKAAAYGLAVVAVLAYAASLLLDSKRRKAAALPARPASEIALRAGFVAVLCFVVAYVLNEPAGARGLPLALVLFLAVLVVADFVARRTTFGRQVFAVGGNAEAARRAGINVDRVRIVVFGLSGLLAAFGGLFVASLSGGATKSLGGGNTLMLVIAAAVIGGTSLFGGRGKVWSALLGMIVIQSIQQGLNMLGMASEIQYMITGAVLLAAVVIDSVSRRTQKTAGRA, encoded by the coding sequence GTGTCCGCCTCCGAGGCGACGGAGCAGTCGGCCGCACCCGTTCCGGCCGTCGACCCGCGCCTCCTCGTCCGCGAGGAGGGCCTCAAGGGCTACTGGACCGAGTTCACCCGCAAGGTGCGCGGCGGTGAGCTGGGCTCCCTGCCCGTGTTCATCGGTCTGATCGTCATCGCGATCGTCTTCCAGTCGCAGAACAGCAACTTCCTCTCCGCCAGCTCCGTCGCCAACATCGCGGTCTACACGTCCGGCCTCGGCATCATGGCGGTCGGCATCGTCTTCGTCCTGATCCTCGGCGAGATCGACCTGTCGGTCGGCTCCGTCGCGGGTGTCGGCGCCGCCGTCTGGGCCGTGCTCAACGTGAGCAACGGCATGAACGACTGGCTCGCCGTCGTGATCGCCGTGCTCTCCGGCCTCGCGCTCGGCCTGCTGCACGGCTTCTTCTTCGCCAAGATCGGCGTCCCGGCGTTCGTGGTCACCCTCGCCGGCTTCCTCGGCTGGTCGGGCCTCCAGATCTGGATGATGGGCAAGGAAGGCTCGATCAACGCGCCGACCGGCAGCGTCGTGGAGCACCTGACCGGCTACTACTTCGAGGACAAGGCCGCCGCGTACGGCCTCGCCGTGGTGGCCGTCCTCGCCTACGCCGCGTCCCTGCTGCTGGACAGCAAGCGCCGCAAGGCCGCCGCGCTGCCCGCCCGCCCCGCGAGCGAGATCGCGCTGCGGGCCGGCTTCGTCGCCGTGCTCTGCTTCGTCGTCGCGTACGTCCTGAACGAGCCCGCCGGCGCCCGCGGCCTGCCGCTCGCCCTGGTGCTCTTCCTCGCCGTGCTGGTCGTCGCCGACTTCGTCGCGCGCCGCACCACCTTCGGCCGTCAGGTGTTCGCGGTCGGCGGCAACGCCGAGGCGGCGCGCCGCGCCGGTATCAACGTCGACCGGGTCCGGATCGTCGTCTTCGGCCTCTCGGGCCTGCTCGCCGCCTTCGGCGGTCTCTTCGTGGCCAGCCTCTCCGGCGGCGCCACCAAGAGCCTGGGCGGCGGCAACACGCTGATGCTGGTCATCGCGGCGGCCGTCATCGGCGGCACCAGCCTCTTCGGCGGCCGGGGCAAGGTCTGGTCGGCGCTGCTCGGCATGATCGTGATCCAGTCGATCCAGCAGGGCCTGAACATGCTCGGCATGGCGTCGGAGATCCAGTACATGATCACCGGCGCGGTGCTCCTCGCCGCGGTCGTGATCGACTCCGTGTCCCGCCGGACCCAGAAGACCGCAGGTCGCGCCTAG
- a CDS encoding ATP-binding cassette domain-containing protein, whose protein sequence is MIHVFATPVLALRGVSKRFGAVQALTDVDLEIHAGEVVALVGDNGAGKSTLVKTISGVHPIDDGAIEWEGSTVRISRPNDAQDLGVATVYQDLALCDNLDVVANLFLGSELKSLSVLDEIAMEKRAKELLDTLSIRIPSVRIPVAALSGGQRQVVAIARALIGDPKIVILDEPTAALGVEQTAQVLDLVERLRERGHGVILISHNMADVRAVADKVAVLRLGRNNGVFNVADTTHEEIIAAITGATDNAVTRRQARTATKEDAK, encoded by the coding sequence ATGATTCACGTGTTCGCTACGCCCGTGCTGGCGTTGCGCGGGGTCTCCAAGCGGTTCGGCGCCGTTCAGGCGCTGACCGACGTAGACCTGGAGATCCACGCCGGTGAGGTGGTCGCCCTGGTCGGCGACAACGGCGCCGGCAAGTCCACGCTCGTCAAGACCATCTCGGGGGTCCACCCCATCGACGACGGCGCCATCGAGTGGGAGGGCAGCACGGTCCGGATCAGCCGGCCGAACGACGCCCAGGACCTCGGCGTCGCGACCGTCTACCAGGACCTCGCCCTGTGCGACAACCTCGACGTCGTCGCCAACCTCTTCCTCGGCAGCGAGCTGAAGAGCCTCTCCGTCCTCGACGAGATCGCGATGGAGAAGCGCGCCAAGGAGCTGCTGGACACCCTGTCCATCCGCATCCCCAGCGTCCGCATACCCGTCGCCGCCCTGTCCGGCGGCCAGCGTCAGGTCGTCGCCATCGCGCGCGCCCTGATCGGCGACCCCAAGATCGTCATCCTGGACGAGCCGACCGCCGCCCTCGGCGTCGAGCAGACCGCGCAGGTCCTCGACCTGGTGGAGCGGCTGCGCGAGCGCGGCCACGGAGTCATCCTCATCAGCCACAACATGGCCGACGTCCGCGCCGTCGCCGACAAGGTCGCGGTGCTGCGCCTGGGCCGCAACAACGGTGTCTTCAACGTCGCGGACACCACGCACGAAGAGATCATCGCCGCGATCACCGGCGCCACGGACAACGCCGTGACCCGCCGGCAGGCGCGTACGGCCACGAAGGAGGACGCGAAGTGA
- a CDS encoding substrate-binding domain-containing protein — MNAMTRRIVIGTAAVSMAASLAACGKAGDGDSAGGGGGDNKTIGLLLPENKTTRYETFDRPIIEAKIKALCGDCKVQYNNAAQDTETQKKQFDALVTQGVKVIILDSVDYKATKSWVQQADKQGVKVVAYDRLAEGPISAYVSYDNEKIGRLQGEGLVKALGAKAKESNVVMINGSPTDPNAPLFKKGAHSVLDTGVKKVVYEQDIPDWSPDEANKKMGAAIDSLGKGGFQGVYSANDGMAGGIITALKKQGVKVPVGGQDAELAGLQRILSGDQAFTIYKQIKPEAETTAEIAVRLLKGEKIDDLAPTKVDSLTGEFKGIPAKLYDAQVVTKENIASTIIADKVYKAADICTAEYKAACAAAGIK, encoded by the coding sequence ATGAACGCAATGACGCGACGCATCGTCATAGGCACGGCAGCGGTCTCCATGGCCGCTTCCCTCGCCGCTTGTGGCAAGGCGGGCGACGGCGACAGCGCCGGCGGCGGTGGTGGCGACAACAAGACCATCGGTCTGTTGCTGCCGGAGAACAAGACGACCCGCTACGAGACCTTCGACCGCCCGATCATCGAGGCGAAGATCAAGGCTCTGTGCGGGGACTGCAAGGTGCAGTACAACAACGCCGCGCAGGACACCGAGACCCAGAAGAAGCAGTTCGACGCCCTCGTCACCCAGGGCGTCAAGGTGATCATCCTGGACTCGGTCGACTACAAGGCCACCAAGTCCTGGGTGCAGCAGGCCGACAAGCAGGGCGTGAAGGTCGTCGCGTACGACCGCCTCGCCGAGGGCCCCATCTCCGCGTACGTCAGCTACGACAACGAGAAGATCGGCCGCCTCCAGGGCGAGGGCCTGGTCAAGGCGCTGGGCGCCAAGGCCAAGGAGAGCAACGTTGTCATGATCAACGGCTCGCCGACCGACCCCAACGCCCCGCTGTTCAAGAAGGGCGCGCACAGCGTCCTGGACACCGGTGTCAAGAAGGTCGTCTACGAGCAGGACATCCCGGACTGGTCCCCGGACGAGGCCAACAAGAAGATGGGCGCCGCCATCGACTCCCTGGGCAAGGGCGGCTTCCAGGGCGTCTACTCGGCCAACGACGGCATGGCCGGCGGCATCATCACCGCCCTGAAGAAGCAGGGCGTCAAGGTCCCGGTCGGCGGCCAGGACGCCGAGCTCGCGGGTCTCCAGCGCATCCTGTCGGGCGACCAGGCGTTCACGATCTACAAGCAGATCAAGCCGGAGGCCGAGACCACCGCCGAGATCGCGGTCCGCCTGCTCAAGGGCGAGAAGATCGACGACCTCGCGCCGACGAAGGTCGACAGCCTCACCGGTGAGTTCAAGGGCATCCCGGCCAAGCTGTACGACGCGCAGGTCGTGACCAAGGAGAACATCGCCTCCACGATCATCGCGGACAAGGTCTACAAGGCCGCCGACATCTGCACGGCCGAGTACAAGGCGGCCTGCGCCGCCGCCGGCATCAAGTAA
- a CDS encoding ROK family transcriptional regulator, which produces METPGSQTSLHRANLERVVRAVRMAGSLTQAEIARTTGLSAATVSNIVRELKDSGTVEVTPTSAGGRRARSVSLSGDAGIVIGVDFGHTHLRVAVGNLAHQVLAEESEPLDVDASSAEGFDRAEALVKRLIAATGISQDKVVGVGLGVPGPIDVSSGTLGSTSILPGWTGINPSEELAGRLGVPVYVDNDANLGALGELVWGGGRGVKDLAYIKVASGVGAGLVIDGQIYRGPGGTAGEIGHITLDESGPVCRCGNRGCLETFTAARYVLPLLQPSHGPDLTMERVVQLAREGDPGCRRVIGDVGRHIGSGVANLCNLLNPSRVVLGGDLAEAGELVLGPIRESVSRYAIPSAARQLSVAPGALGGRAEVLGALALVLSEMGDSTLLENALATASPAFT; this is translated from the coding sequence ATGGAGACTCCGGGGTCGCAGACATCTCTGCATCGGGCCAATCTCGAGCGGGTCGTACGCGCCGTGCGCATGGCGGGTTCGCTCACCCAGGCGGAGATCGCCAGGACCACCGGCCTGTCCGCCGCCACGGTGTCCAACATCGTCCGCGAGCTCAAGGACAGCGGAACGGTCGAGGTCACGCCCACCTCCGCGGGAGGCCGCCGGGCCCGCAGCGTCTCGCTCAGCGGCGACGCCGGCATCGTCATCGGCGTCGACTTCGGCCACACCCACCTGCGGGTCGCCGTCGGCAACCTGGCCCACCAGGTGCTCGCCGAGGAGTCCGAGCCGCTCGATGTCGACGCGTCGTCCGCGGAGGGCTTCGACCGGGCGGAAGCCCTGGTCAAACGCCTGATCGCGGCCACCGGCATCAGCCAGGACAAGGTCGTCGGCGTCGGCCTCGGCGTACCGGGCCCGATCGACGTCTCCTCCGGCACCCTCGGCTCCACCTCCATCCTGCCGGGCTGGACGGGGATCAACCCGAGCGAGGAGCTGGCCGGGCGCCTCGGCGTCCCGGTGTACGTCGACAACGACGCCAACCTCGGGGCGCTCGGCGAGCTGGTCTGGGGCGGCGGCCGCGGGGTCAAAGACCTGGCGTACATCAAGGTGGCCAGCGGTGTCGGCGCCGGTCTGGTGATAGACGGGCAGATCTACCGGGGCCCCGGCGGCACCGCCGGCGAGATCGGCCACATCACGCTCGACGAGTCCGGCCCCGTCTGCCGCTGCGGCAACCGCGGCTGCCTCGAGACGTTCACCGCCGCCCGGTACGTGCTGCCACTGCTCCAGCCCAGCCACGGCCCCGACCTCACCATGGAGCGGGTGGTGCAGCTGGCCCGCGAGGGCGACCCCGGCTGCCGCCGGGTGATCGGGGACGTCGGGCGCCACATCGGCAGCGGCGTGGCCAACCTGTGCAACCTGCTCAACCCCAGCCGGGTCGTCCTCGGCGGCGACCTCGCGGAGGCCGGCGAGCTGGTGCTGGGCCCCATCCGCGAGTCGGTCTCCCGGTACGCCATCCCCAGCGCCGCCCGGCAGCTCTCGGTCGCTCCCGGTGCCCTCGGCGGCCGGGCCGAGGTGCTCGGCGCCCTCGCGCTCGTCCTGAGCGAGATGGGCGATTCGACCCTGTTGGAGAACGCTCTCGCGACCGCGAGCCCTGCGTTCACTTAG
- a CDS encoding carbohydrate ABC transporter permease produces MTTEEIETVTKQGPAAPAEVTRRLGPTSGRSSEGGVLNVFSHGILVVWALMVGVPLLWVLWSAFKDSNGILTDPWGLPTTLHWENWSNAWDDANMGQYFINTAIVVGGSVVGTMVLGSMAAYVLARFTFPGNRFIYYLFVAGMSFPVFMLVIPLFFVLRDFPGSSLLATYHGLILVYIAYSLPFTVFFMTAFFRTLPTSVAEAAMIDGASHTRTFFQVMVPMAKPGLISIGIFNFLGQWNQYLLPMVLNQQEDKYVLTQGLAMIALQQGYENDWGALMAGMMIAMLPVLIVYSVFQRQVQSGLTAGALK; encoded by the coding sequence ATGACGACCGAAGAGATCGAAACGGTGACCAAGCAGGGGCCCGCCGCGCCCGCCGAGGTCACCCGGCGGCTCGGCCCGACGAGCGGCCGCTCCTCCGAGGGCGGCGTGCTCAACGTCTTCTCCCACGGCATCCTCGTCGTGTGGGCGCTGATGGTGGGCGTGCCGCTGCTGTGGGTGCTGTGGAGCGCCTTCAAGGACAGCAATGGCATCCTGACCGACCCGTGGGGCCTGCCGACGACCCTGCACTGGGAGAACTGGTCCAACGCGTGGGACGACGCGAACATGGGGCAGTACTTCATCAACACGGCGATCGTGGTGGGCGGGTCCGTGGTGGGCACGATGGTGCTCGGTTCGATGGCCGCGTACGTCCTGGCCCGCTTCACCTTCCCCGGCAACCGGTTCATTTACTACTTGTTCGTCGCGGGCATGTCGTTCCCGGTCTTCATGCTGGTCATTCCGCTCTTCTTCGTCCTGCGGGACTTCCCCGGCAGCTCGCTGCTGGCGACGTACCACGGGCTGATCCTGGTCTACATCGCGTATTCGCTGCCGTTCACCGTCTTCTTCATGACGGCCTTCTTCCGTACGCTGCCGACCTCGGTCGCGGAGGCGGCGATGATCGACGGCGCCTCGCACACGCGGACCTTCTTCCAGGTGATGGTGCCGATGGCCAAGCCGGGCCTGATCAGCATCGGCATCTTCAACTTCCTGGGGCAGTGGAACCAGTACCTGCTGCCGATGGTGCTCAATCAGCAGGAGGACAAGTACGTCCTCACCCAGGGCCTGGCGATGATCGCGCTGCAACAGGGTTATGAGAACGACTGGGGCGCGCTGATGGCGGGCATGATGATCGCCATGCTGCCGGTGCTGATCGTCTACTCGGTCTTCCAGCGGCAGGTGCAGTCCGGTCTCACGGCCGGGGCGCTGAAGTAG
- a CDS encoding carbohydrate ABC transporter permease, with protein sequence MQHGKYRFIVGFLALPLIVYGVFVISPFVQAFQISMTDWSGLVGTAEFVGLDNFAKLWESDDFWNALRHNVYMLALVPVVTLALGLFFAFMLNVGGRRRKNEVVTGVAGSKLYKFVFFFPQVISITIIAVIWFNIYNPDPDDGMLNSFLGAVGLDGLQNSWLGEKSLALWCISAVMVWGHVGFFVVLFSAAMASIPRDIYEAALLDGASRFHTFFRITLPLLWDTVQTGWVYMGIIALDAFALVQIMSVNMGGPDGATDVMPLRLYLTAFRDSQFGYAAAMGVAMLIVTMTFAVLTMRFARRERIEY encoded by the coding sequence ATGCAACACGGCAAGTACCGATTCATCGTGGGCTTCCTGGCCCTGCCTCTGATCGTCTACGGCGTCTTCGTCATCTCGCCCTTCGTCCAGGCCTTCCAGATCTCGATGACCGACTGGTCCGGCCTGGTGGGCACCGCGGAGTTCGTGGGCCTGGACAACTTCGCCAAGCTCTGGGAGAGCGACGACTTCTGGAACGCGCTGCGCCACAACGTCTACATGCTGGCGCTCGTCCCCGTGGTGACGCTCGCGCTGGGCCTCTTCTTCGCCTTCATGCTCAACGTGGGCGGCCGGCGCCGGAAGAACGAAGTCGTCACCGGCGTCGCCGGTTCCAAGCTCTACAAGTTCGTCTTCTTCTTCCCGCAGGTCATCTCCATCACGATCATCGCCGTCATCTGGTTCAACATCTACAACCCCGACCCGGACGACGGCATGCTCAACTCCTTCCTGGGCGCCGTCGGCCTGGACGGCCTGCAGAACTCCTGGCTGGGCGAGAAGAGCCTCGCCCTGTGGTGCATCAGCGCGGTCATGGTCTGGGGCCACGTCGGGTTCTTCGTGGTGTTGTTCTCCGCCGCCATGGCCTCCATCCCGCGGGACATCTACGAGGCGGCCCTGCTGGACGGTGCCAGCCGCTTCCACACGTTCTTCCGGATCACGCTGCCGCTTCTGTGGGACACGGTCCAGACCGGCTGGGTCTACATGGGCATCATCGCCCTGGACGCCTTCGCGCTCGTCCAGATCATGTCGGTGAACATGGGTGGCCCGGACGGCGCCACGGACGTGATGCCGCTGCGGCTGTACCTGACGGCATTCCGGGACAGCCAGTTCGGCTACGCCGCCGCCATGGGCGTCGCGATGCTCATCGTCACCATGACCTTCGCCGTGCTCACGATGCGCTTCGCGCGCCGTGAGCGGATCGAGTACTAG
- the ngcE gene encoding N-acetylglucosamine/diacetylchitobiose ABC transporter substrate-binding protein, translating into MGSTSARTDEGLEHEGHGSEGLGRRDLIRRSAAIGLITVPTMGFLSSCATGGGGGNAKETKAPGGPKSEKNPLGVAKGAPLEAFIFKGGLGDQYAKDAEADYRSTYGADVKHTGTQQVGPKLTPRFAGGNPPDVIDNSGADHLDMNKLSTQGQLQDLAALLDAPSMDDPAKKVRDTIHPSTIEKGTHGDTFDVLYYAFTIYGTWYSQKLLADKGWTYPKTLSEMVTLCGEIKKAGIAPWTYAGKFPYYVHFNLFAQIAKIGGMEKWIAIDNLEPGAWTSNDAVKEVVEHYEELAAKKYFLEGSQGLTHIQSQTAWNKGKAVFIPNGSWVENEAAPTTPADFGMAVGALFDGTGDKMPHGTLRAEPSEPYLVAAKGRNPAGGMELLRIMLSKKHAQNFATKVKSLTCVMNATEGMTLSPGLASASKVFKEAGDNLISLQLQEWYPALTDEKIGGLTGQLLAGELKAADWIRKTQAECDKVAKDDAVTKFERTA; encoded by the coding sequence ATGGGATCCACCTCCGCCCGCACCGATGAGGGCCTCGAGCACGAGGGCCACGGCAGCGAGGGCCTCGGTCGTCGCGATCTGATCAGGCGGTCCGCCGCGATCGGCCTGATCACCGTGCCCACCATGGGCTTCCTGTCCTCCTGCGCCACCGGCGGCGGTGGCGGCAACGCCAAGGAGACGAAGGCCCCCGGCGGCCCCAAGTCCGAGAAGAACCCGCTCGGCGTGGCCAAGGGCGCCCCGCTGGAGGCGTTCATCTTCAAGGGCGGCCTGGGCGACCAGTACGCCAAGGACGCCGAGGCCGACTACCGGTCCACCTACGGCGCCGACGTCAAGCACACCGGCACCCAGCAGGTCGGACCCAAGCTCACCCCGCGCTTCGCGGGCGGCAACCCGCCGGACGTCATCGACAACTCCGGCGCCGACCACCTCGACATGAACAAGCTGTCCACCCAGGGCCAGCTCCAGGACCTCGCCGCCCTGCTCGACGCGCCCTCCATGGACGACCCGGCCAAGAAGGTCCGCGACACCATCCACCCGAGCACCATCGAGAAGGGCACGCACGGCGACACGTTCGACGTGCTCTACTACGCCTTCACCATCTACGGCACCTGGTACTCGCAGAAGCTGCTCGCCGACAAGGGGTGGACGTACCCCAAGACCCTCTCCGAGATGGTCACGCTCTGCGGCGAGATCAAGAAGGCCGGCATCGCCCCCTGGACGTACGCGGGCAAGTTCCCCTACTACGTCCACTTCAACCTCTTCGCCCAGATCGCCAAGATCGGCGGCATGGAGAAGTGGATCGCGATCGACAACCTGGAGCCCGGCGCCTGGACCTCCAACGACGCGGTCAAGGAGGTCGTCGAGCACTACGAGGAGCTCGCCGCCAAGAAGTACTTCCTCGAAGGCAGCCAGGGCCTCACCCACATCCAGTCGCAGACCGCCTGGAACAAGGGCAAGGCCGTCTTCATCCCCAACGGCTCCTGGGTCGAGAACGAGGCGGCCCCGACCACGCCCGCCGACTTCGGCATGGCCGTCGGCGCGCTGTTCGACGGCACCGGCGACAAGATGCCGCACGGCACGCTGCGTGCCGAGCCGAGCGAGCCGTACCTGGTCGCCGCCAAGGGCAGGAACCCGGCGGGCGGCATGGAGCTGCTGCGCATCATGCTCTCCAAGAAGCACGCGCAGAACTTCGCGACGAAGGTGAAGTCCCTGACGTGCGTCATGAACGCCACCGAGGGCATGACCCTCTCGCCCGGCCTCGCCTCCGCCAGCAAGGTGTTCAAGGAGGCGGGGGACAACCTGATCAGCCTTCAGCTCCAGGAGTGGTACCCGGCGCTCACCGACGAGAAGATCGGCGGCCTGACCGGCCAGCTGCTCGCCGGCGAGCTGAAGGCCGCCGACTGGATCCGGAAGACGCAGGCGGAGTGCGACAAGGTCGCCAAGGACGACGCCGTCACCAAGTTCGAGCGCACCGCGTGA